In Arthrobacter sp. B3I9, the following are encoded in one genomic region:
- a CDS encoding CpaF family protein, which produces MEAVRIVEDEVRELIRRRALDPLRQAGEVRRLVEAAVRDYDQRALLAPLPPIGPLEPARRLVFDAVAGFGALQPLLDDPGIEEVWVNAPHEVYVARDGESELTSISLTDQQVRDLVERMLKSSGRRLDLSSPFVDAALPDGSRLHVVIPDITRRHWAVNIRKFIVKASRLEHLVELGTLTPQAARFLGAAVASGLNILVSGATQAGKTTMLNCLAAGIGTRERVITVEEIFELQFPLRDVVGLQCRQPNLEGQGEIPLRRLVKEALRMRPDRLVVGEVREAESLDMLIALNSGLPGMCTIHANSAHDAVTKLCTLPLLAGDNISSAFVVPTVASCIDLVVHCSRHANGRRQVTEILSLGRRVENGIIESSMVFAMADGHVEPKANSMPAVDKFARAGYDVAALLEPR; this is translated from the coding sequence ATGGAGGCTGTACGCATCGTTGAGGACGAGGTCCGCGAGCTGATCCGGCGCCGCGCCCTGGACCCGCTGCGTCAGGCAGGTGAGGTCCGGCGGCTCGTGGAAGCCGCGGTCCGCGATTACGACCAGCGGGCCCTGCTTGCGCCGTTGCCACCGATTGGCCCGTTGGAGCCCGCCAGACGCTTGGTCTTCGACGCCGTTGCCGGCTTTGGTGCACTGCAACCGCTGCTGGATGATCCTGGCATCGAGGAGGTCTGGGTCAACGCGCCCCACGAAGTCTATGTGGCCCGCGACGGGGAATCGGAGCTTACCTCCATCTCCCTCACAGACCAGCAGGTGCGGGACCTGGTCGAGCGCATGCTGAAGAGTTCCGGGCGCCGGCTTGACCTCTCGTCGCCCTTTGTCGATGCCGCTCTTCCCGATGGATCCCGGCTGCACGTCGTCATCCCCGACATCACGCGCCGGCACTGGGCTGTCAACATCCGCAAGTTCATTGTTAAGGCCAGCAGGCTTGAACACCTTGTTGAGCTCGGGACGCTGACCCCGCAGGCAGCTCGGTTTCTCGGTGCCGCGGTGGCCAGCGGCCTGAACATCCTGGTGTCCGGGGCGACCCAGGCCGGCAAGACCACCATGCTCAACTGCCTCGCGGCCGGGATCGGTACCCGTGAGCGGGTCATTACCGTGGAGGAAATCTTCGAACTGCAGTTTCCGCTCCGCGACGTTGTCGGTCTGCAATGCCGGCAGCCGAACCTTGAGGGGCAAGGCGAGATACCGCTGCGCCGGCTCGTCAAGGAGGCCCTGCGGATGCGGCCCGACCGGCTGGTGGTGGGCGAAGTCAGGGAGGCCGAAAGCCTCGACATGCTCATTGCCTTGAATTCCGGGCTTCCCGGGATGTGCACCATCCACGCGAACTCCGCCCACGACGCCGTGACGAAGCTCTGCACACTTCCATTGCTGGCTGGAGATAACATCTCCAGCGCGTTCGTCGTTCCCACCGTGGCCTCCTGCATCGATCTGGTCGTGCACTGCAGCAGGCACGCCAACGGCCGCCGGCAGGTAACGGAGATCCTTTCCCTCGGGCGCAGGGTGGAAAACGGCATCATCGAATCCTCCATGGTCTTTGCCATGGCCGACGGGCACGTTGAGCCGAAGGCTAACTCCATGCCCGCCGTGGATAAATTCGCCCGCGCCGGATACGACGTCGCTGCGTTGCTGGAGCCGCGCTGA
- a CDS encoding type II secretion system F family protein, which produces MAPLLGVLAGTGLLLIWWSLWELPAPPRRAPRPRRLEDLLLTAGIEKVTGTGLVASCLAVGAFTAIVFFALTRSWPISGCFGLFGAWLPLAVVRWRARKRSAVLRLLWPDVVDHLRSAIRAGLSLPEALIQLGDNGPVELRPVFRDFGSDYRAGGQFDPSLTRLKDRLADPVADRIVEALRLTREVGGSDLGRLLGTLAEFLRDSARTRSELEARQSWTVNAARLAVAAPWIVLVLLASRPEAVAAYNTPAGAAVLLGGLAVSLVSYAIMLRIGALAEDERVLR; this is translated from the coding sequence ATGGCGCCGCTGCTGGGGGTACTTGCGGGTACGGGGCTCCTGCTGATCTGGTGGTCTCTCTGGGAGCTGCCGGCGCCGCCCCGGCGTGCGCCGCGTCCCCGCAGGCTGGAAGACCTATTGCTGACGGCAGGCATCGAAAAGGTCACCGGAACGGGTCTGGTTGCCAGTTGCCTCGCCGTCGGGGCTTTCACGGCGATAGTTTTCTTTGCGCTGACACGGTCCTGGCCGATCTCGGGCTGCTTCGGCTTGTTCGGAGCCTGGCTGCCACTGGCCGTCGTTCGGTGGCGCGCCCGGAAACGGTCCGCCGTTCTGCGCCTGCTCTGGCCTGACGTCGTTGACCATCTGCGGTCCGCCATCCGGGCCGGCTTGTCGTTGCCCGAAGCCCTCATCCAGCTCGGGGACAACGGCCCGGTCGAGCTCAGGCCGGTTTTCCGTGACTTCGGGTCCGACTACCGTGCGGGGGGCCAGTTCGATCCGTCGCTCACCAGACTCAAGGACCGGCTGGCGGACCCCGTGGCGGACAGGATCGTCGAGGCCCTCCGGCTGACCCGTGAAGTGGGCGGCTCAGACCTGGGCCGCCTGCTGGGGACCCTTGCGGAATTCCTGAGGGACAGCGCCCGCACCCGCAGCGAACTGGAAGCCCGGCAGTCCTGGACAGTCAATGCGGCCCGTCTTGCGGTCGCCGCGCCATGGATCGTCCTCGTCCTGCTGGCCAGCAGACCTGAAGCCGTCGCGGCGTACAACACGCCGGCCGGAGCGGCCGTCCTGCTGGGCGGGCTCGCAGTCTCCCTCGTCTCATACGCCATCATGCTGCGTATCGGGGCCCTTGCCGAGGACGAGAGGGTCCTCCGGTGA
- a CDS encoding type II secretion system F family protein: MASAAACGVLLGAGIWLLLVRLPFMRPITFAERIGPQLKSHNLESALLRQAPRNVTPFGSLERILRPVLRDAVTSLGRINPGTAALARRLARAGSTKPPVHFRAEQLLWGAGGFVLAVGAVLLSGASGRFSPTVAVLAVLGCASGGYLLRDYMLSVQIKKREVRMMAEFPSIAELMALAVSAGESATGALDRVCRSARGELSKEFTRVLAETRAGTPLVEALQEFSSRTDLGPLIRFVDGMIVAVERGTPLADVLRAQAQDVRDSAKRELMESAGRKEIGMMVPLVFGVLPLTVVFAVFPGLAAISLGL; the protein is encoded by the coding sequence ATGGCGAGTGCGGCTGCATGCGGGGTGCTCCTCGGCGCGGGAATCTGGCTCCTCCTCGTGAGGCTGCCGTTCATGCGGCCGATCACGTTCGCGGAGCGCATCGGACCCCAGCTGAAGTCGCACAATCTTGAGTCAGCGCTCCTGCGGCAGGCTCCGCGGAATGTCACGCCCTTCGGTTCACTTGAACGGATCCTGCGTCCGGTTCTCCGGGACGCAGTCACCTCCCTCGGCAGGATCAACCCCGGCACTGCAGCGTTGGCGCGCCGCTTGGCCCGCGCCGGGAGCACCAAGCCGCCGGTCCACTTCCGGGCCGAGCAGTTGCTGTGGGGCGCGGGCGGCTTCGTCCTGGCTGTCGGCGCAGTGCTGCTGTCCGGTGCTTCCGGGCGGTTCAGCCCCACGGTTGCCGTTCTGGCCGTTCTGGGCTGCGCCAGCGGGGGCTACCTGTTGCGCGACTACATGCTGTCCGTGCAGATCAAGAAGCGGGAAGTCCGGATGATGGCGGAATTTCCCAGCATCGCCGAACTTATGGCGCTCGCCGTGAGCGCAGGTGAGAGCGCCACCGGCGCGCTGGACCGGGTCTGCCGCAGCGCCCGCGGTGAGCTGTCAAAGGAATTCACCCGCGTGCTGGCCGAAACCAGGGCGGGAACGCCGCTGGTCGAAGCGCTGCAGGAATTCTCATCAAGGACTGATCTCGGCCCCTTGATCCGGTTCGTGGACGGAATGATCGTGGCCGTCGAGCGCGGCACGCCGCTTGCCGACGTGCTGCGGGCGCAGGCGCAGGATGTCCGGGACAGCGCGAAAAGGGAATTGATGGAGTCCGCAGGCAGAAAAGAGATCGGGATGATGGTGCCGCTGGTCTTCGGCGTGCTGCCGCTCACGGTCGTCTTCGCCGTGTTCCCGGGTCTGGCTGCCATCAGCCTCGGACTGTAG
- a CDS encoding pilus assembly protein has protein sequence MAIIQLTLVLHVRNTLIDAAASGARYGTLADRNATDARERTAQLISVALSPDFASDVSTSETSYQGVATLEVTVRAPLPVLGLIGPRDTLEVKGHAAIRP, from the coding sequence ATGGCCATCATCCAGCTCACCCTCGTTCTGCACGTTCGGAACACCCTCATCGACGCAGCCGCTTCCGGCGCCCGATACGGCACGCTCGCCGACCGCAATGCCACGGATGCCCGTGAGCGGACGGCGCAGCTGATCAGTGTGGCGCTCAGCCCCGACTTCGCGAGCGACGTGAGCACGAGCGAGACCAGCTATCAGGGCGTGGCCACCCTGGAAGTGACGGTCCGCGCCCCGTTGCCGGTGCTCGGCCTGATCGGGCCGCGCGACACCCTGGAGGTGAAGGGGCATGCCGCCATCCGGCCCTGA